The genomic DNA CGCCATCAGCGGCACGAAAATCGCCGCCATCGAACCAGCTATCGAGGCCGAGGCCGGCCAGATCATCGACATTTCCGGCAATCTTGTCAGTGCGCCCTTTGTCGATCCGCATTTTCATATGGACGCGACCCTGTCCTACGGCATTCCGCGTATCAACCAATCCGGCACGCTTCTGGAAGGCATAGCGCTGTGGGGTGAATTGAAACCGCAACTCACCCATCAAGCCGTCAAACAGCGCGCCCTGGATTATTGCGACTGGGCCGTTTCCATGGGCCTGCTGGCAATCCGCACACATGTCGATGTCTGTGACGACCGGTTGCTCGCCGCCGAAGCCCTGATCGAGGTCCGCAAGGAAGTCGCCGACTATATCGATCTGCAACTCGTGGCCTTTCCCCAGGACGGGCTTTACCGCAGCCCGAATGCCTTGGACAACACGCTGCGCGCGCTCGATCTCGGGCTTGATGTGGTCGGCGGCATTCCGCATTTTGAACGCACCATGGAAGATGGCCGCCGTTCGGTGACGGAACTATGCGAAATTGCGCAGCAGCGCGGTCTGCAGGTCGATATGCATTGTGATGAAACCGACGATCCGCAATCGCGCCATATCGAGCAACTGGCTTATGAAACCCAGCGCCTCGGCCTGCAGGGCAGGGTGGCCGGATCGCATCTGACATCGATGCACTCGATGGATAATTACTATGTTTCCAAACTTCTGCCGCTGATTGCCGAGGCGGGCGTTTCAGCCATTCCCAACCCGCTCATCAACATCACCATTCAGGGCCGCCACGACACCTACCCCAAGAGAAGGGGCATGACCCGCGTACCGGAAATGCTGGCCCATGGCATTCGTGTCGGCTGGGGCCAGGATTGCGTGCTCGACCCCTGGTATCCGCTCGGCACCGCCGACATGCTGGATGTCGCCTTTATGGGCCTGCATGTGGCGCAGATGACCAGCCCGGCAGAAATGCAGCATTGCTACGACATGGTCACCAACCAGAACGCCGCCATCATGAATCTGGACGATTACGGACTGCAGGTTGGCAAGAAAGCCAGCCTTGTAGTGCTGGATGCCGGCAACCCCATAGAGGCCATCCGCCTGCGCCCGGAACGGTTGTTGGTGATGGCGAAGGGGAAGGTCGTTGCCAGGCGCGACCGGCAGGATACGGAGCTGTCACTGCCAGGCAGGCCTTCGCATGTGAACCGGCGTCATAGAACGCCTTAGGCTTAGGACCTTGGGTGCAGAGGGTGCGGGTGCCGCCCCTAGTGGACGTTCGTGGAGAGTTAAGCCAAAATTTAATTATAGCGGCAAGTCGACTTGCACTTGATCCGGCTGTGGGACGAGTCGTGACACCTCAAATCCGAACAAGGAGGCTTGGTCCGATGTAACTCGGGTCAGATGATGCACTGTGTTAGTCTTTCGCCAATCGCACGGCCTACCTGGGCCACCTATTCCCTTCGAAAGATTGTAGATATCTCGATCACCACGTGAGAACGTTTCACCAGCGAAACCTCCGCTGTCGACGATTCTTGTTGCGACGCTCTTCATAGCTTGTTTCACGGTTCCAGTTTCTGGGCCGCGAGCCAGCAACCACTTGCTTGACGTGCTATATCTGTATTGCCGATGAGGCTGAACACCGCCGCCGCCAAAGCTGAATTTTGCGCTGTCGGCAGCATAGTCACCGAACATCAGCATTCGTCTCAAATCACGATCTTGGTTGCCCGCTTCAACCCAAGCATCCCATTCAACCCTCGGAAGTTTCAACATTTTGCCGGGTTGGGCTGGGTTGGCCTCAGGATATGTTGTAGAGACCCAGATCACTTGCCCCCACAATCCAATTTCCATAACACGTTGAAAGTTCGCTGCTAATATCAGAGCGATGTCATCTGGCTGCAGCGCAACGAGGTTCTCAAAGTCCATAATTAGAAAGCAATCTGAAGGCTTTAGAACGAGTTCGCGCAACACTCTGTGTATACGGCTGGTGACATCAGATCGTTCCAAGTCAGCTGCTCTAAGTCGAATTGCCATTGATCCGGTATAATCCACGGCAACCTGAGCAAAACCCTTTAAAGCATCACCTTCCAAGGTACGCAGGTCAGCAGTTGGTACCGGCTTCGCACCTTTGCTTAGGGCTGCCCTAAACAATGCGGGA from Pararhizobium sp. IMCC3301 includes the following:
- a CDS encoding amidohydrolase family protein; amino-acid sequence: MSFDVLLKGGSLADGSTADIAISGTKIAAIEPAIEAEAGQIIDISGNLVSAPFVDPHFHMDATLSYGIPRINQSGTLLEGIALWGELKPQLTHQAVKQRALDYCDWAVSMGLLAIRTHVDVCDDRLLAAEALIEVRKEVADYIDLQLVAFPQDGLYRSPNALDNTLRALDLGLDVVGGIPHFERTMEDGRRSVTELCEIAQQRGLQVDMHCDETDDPQSRHIEQLAYETQRLGLQGRVAGSHLTSMHSMDNYYVSKLLPLIAEAGVSAIPNPLINITIQGRHDTYPKRRGMTRVPEMLAHGIRVGWGQDCVLDPWYPLGTADMLDVAFMGLHVAQMTSPAEMQHCYDMVTNQNAAIMNLDDYGLQVGKKASLVVLDAGNPIEAIRLRPERLLVMAKGKVVARRDRQDTELSLPGRPSHVNRRHRTP